A window of Streptomyces broussonetiae genomic DNA:
AGAAGGTGCTCGGCGCCGTACGGCTGCCGGCGGACCTCGGCAAGCACACTGTGCGCGGTCAGTACGCGGGTGGCTGGCAGGGCGGCGAGAAGGTCATCGGCTACCTCGAAGAGGACGGCATCGACGCCAAGTCGAAGACCGACACCTATGCCGCGATCAAGCTGGAGGTCGACAACCGCCGCTGGGCGGGGGTCCCCTTCTACCTGCGCACCGGCAAGCGCCTCGGCCGGCGCGTGACGGAGATCGCGGTCGTCTTCCAGCGGGCCCCGCACTCCCCCTTCGACCACACGGCGACGGAGGAGCTGGGCCAGAACGCGATCGTCATCCGTGTCCAGCCGGACGAGGGCATCACGGTCCGCTTCGGTTCCAAGGTGCCGGGCACCTCGATGGAGATCCGCGACGTCTCGATGGACTTCGCCTACGGCGAGTCCTTCACCGAGTCGTCGCCGGAGGCGTACGAGCGGCTGATCCTGGACGTGCTGCTGGGCGACGCCAACCTCTTCCCGCGCACGGAGGAGGTCGAGCTGTCCTGGAAGATCCTCGACCCGATCGAGCAGTACTGGGACAAGCACGGCAGGCCCGCCCAGTACCCGTCGGGCACCTGGGGCCCCGCCGAGGCGGACGAGATGCTTGCACGAGACGGACGGAGCTGGCGCCGGCCATGAAGATAGACCTGACCGACACCACTGCCGGCGACATCAACAAGGCGCTCGTCCAGGGCCGCCGTGCCATCGGCACTCCCGCCGTCGGCATGGTCCTCACCCTCGTCATCGTCACCGACGAGGAGAACGCCTACGACGCGCTGAAGGCCGCGGGCGACGCGTCGCGCGAGCACCCTTCGCGCACGCTGGTGGTCATCAAGCGGGTCTCCCGCTCCCCGCGCGACCGTACGACCTCCCGGCTGGACGCCGAGGTACGGGTCGGTGCGGACGCGGGCACCGGCGAGACGGTCGTGCTGCGGCTGTACGGCGAGGTCGCCGACCACGCCGACTCGGTCGTGCTGCCGCTGCTGCTGCCGGACGCCCCGGTCGTGGTGTGGTGGCCGGTGAACGCCCCGCTGGACCCGGCGAAGGACCCGCTGGGCGCACTCGCCCAGCGCCGGGTCACCGACACCTACGCCGCCGAGCAGCCGGTGCGGGAGCTGTCGGCCCGCGCCGAGGCCTACACGCCCGGTGACACCGACCTGTCCTGGACCCGGATCACGCCGTGGCGCTCGATGCTCGCGGCCGCCCTGGACCAGGTCACCTGCGAGGTGCGGGGCGTCGAGGTGGAGGGCGAGGAGTTCAACCCGAGCTGTGAGCTGCTGGCGATGTGGCTCGCGGACCGGCTGGAAGTCCCCGTCAGGCGTTCCCTGTCGTCCGGCCCGGGTCTGACGGCCGTCCGCATGGAGACCACCTGCGGGCCGGTCGTCCTGGACCGGGCCGACGGCTCGCTGGCCACGCTGTCCATCGAGGGCCAGCCGGCCCGCGCGGTGGCGCTCAAGCGGCGGGAGACCGCCGAGCTGATCGCGGAGGAGCTGCGCCGGCTCGACCCGGACGACACCTACGCGTCGGCACTGCGCTACGGCGTGGAGCGGCTGGACACCGCGCCGGAGCAGGCCTCCACGGAGACGGCCGAACCGGCCGCCGAGCCCGAGGCGGTGCCGGCCGGGGCGCCCGCGAAGAAGACGGCGGCCGGGACCGCGAAGAAGGCTCCGGCGAGGAAGGCGGCGGCGAAGTGAGCACTCCGCAACTGGTCGTCCACCGCGACAAGGAACTGATGGCGCAGGCCGCGGCGGCCCGCCTCATCACGAAGATCGTGGACGCGCAGGCCTCCCGGGGCACCGCGTCCGTGGTCCTCACCGGCGGCCGCAACGGCAACGGCCTGCTGGCCGCGCTCGCGGCGGCGCCCGCGCGGGACGCCGTCGACTGGAGCCGCCTGGACCTGTGGTGGGGCGACGAGCGCTACCTTCCCGAGGGCGACCCCGAGCGCAATGTCACGCAGGCCCGCGAGGCGCTGCTGGACTCCGTACCACTGGCCCCGGAGCGCGTGCACGCCATGCCCGCCTCCGACGGCCCGTACGGCGCGGACGTCGACGCCGCGGCGGAGGCGTACGCGGCGGAGCTGGCGAAGGCGTCCGGGCCGGAGAACCACGGCTCGGTGCCCACCTTCGACGTGCTCATGCTGGGTGTCGGCCCGGACACCCATGTGGCCTCGCTGTTCCCGGAGCTGCCGGCCGTACGGGAGACCGAGCGCATGGTGGTCGGCGTGCACGGCGCGCCCAAGCCGCCGCCGACCCGGATCAGCCTGACCCTGCCCGCGATCCGCGCGGCTCGCGAGGTGTGGCTGCTCGCGGCCGGCGAGGACAAGGCGGAGGCCGCGGCCATCGCCCTGTCGGGCGCGGGCGAGATCCAGGCCCCGGCGGCGGGCGCGTACGGGCGGCAGCGCACCCTGTGGCTGCTGGACGCCGCGGCGGCTTCGCAGCTGCCCCGGTCGCTGTATCCCCCGTCGTCACCGTGAGGACTGTTTGTGGACAGCGGCGGCGGGGACTTGGGTCCCCGCCGCCGCTCATTTCACGGATCCTGCCATCACGCCCTGCACGAAGTGCCGCTGGAACGCGAAGAACACCACCACCGGCACGATCAGGGAGAGGAACGCGCCCGGGGCCAGGACGTCGATGTTGCTGCCGAACTGACGGATCTGGGACTGGAGTTGCACGGTCAGCGGCTGGGAGGAGCTGTCCGCGAAGAGCAGCGCGACCAGCATGTCGTTCCAGACCCACAGGAACTGGAAGATGGCGAGTGAGGCGATCGCCGGGCGCCCGACCGGCAGCACCAGCCGCGTGAAGATGCGCCACTCGGTGCCGCCGTCCATCCGTGCCGCCTCCAGCATCTCCTTGGGCATCTCCGCGAAGTAGTTGCGCAGCAGGAACACCGCGAACGGCAGTCCGTACGCCACGTGGAAGAGAACGACCCCGGGGATCGTGCCGAACAGGCCCAGCGCGCCGAAGAGTTTGGCCACCGGCAGCAGGCCGATCTGCACCGGCACCACCAGCAGAGCCACCACCAGCAGGAAGAGCGGCTCCCTGAGCGGGAAGTCCAGCCAGGCGAAGGCATATCCGGCGAGGGCCGCGATGACCACCACGAGCGTGGTCGCCGGCACCGAGATCAGCACCGTGTTCCAGAAGGCCTGGGTGATGCCGGAGTTCTTCAGCAGCGCCGAGTAGTTGTCGAAGGACAGCTGCCCGGGGCTCGTCAGGGCGGTCCACCAGCCGCCCTTCGCG
This region includes:
- the pgl gene encoding 6-phosphogluconolactonase, with amino-acid sequence MSTPQLVVHRDKELMAQAAAARLITKIVDAQASRGTASVVLTGGRNGNGLLAALAAAPARDAVDWSRLDLWWGDERYLPEGDPERNVTQAREALLDSVPLAPERVHAMPASDGPYGADVDAAAEAYAAELAKASGPENHGSVPTFDVLMLGVGPDTHVASLFPELPAVRETERMVVGVHGAPKPPPTRISLTLPAIRAAREVWLLAAGEDKAEAAAIALSGAGEIQAPAAGAYGRQRTLWLLDAAAASQLPRSLYPPSSP
- a CDS encoding carbohydrate ABC transporter permease, whose protein sequence is MNVIRRGLGNGLVQAFLVVIGLVWLTPLAGLFVSSLRSAQDTAKGGWWTALTSPGQLSFDNYSALLKNSGITQAFWNTVLISVPATTLVVVIAALAGYAFAWLDFPLREPLFLLVVALLVVPVQIGLLPVAKLFGALGLFGTIPGVVLFHVAYGLPFAVFLLRNYFAEMPKEMLEAARMDGGTEWRIFTRLVLPVGRPAIASLAIFQFLWVWNDMLVALLFADSSSQPLTVQLQSQIRQFGSNIDVLAPGAFLSLIVPVVVFFAFQRHFVQGVMAGSVK
- the opcA gene encoding glucose-6-phosphate dehydrogenase assembly protein OpcA, coding for MKIDLTDTTAGDINKALVQGRRAIGTPAVGMVLTLVIVTDEENAYDALKAAGDASREHPSRTLVVIKRVSRSPRDRTTSRLDAEVRVGADAGTGETVVLRLYGEVADHADSVVLPLLLPDAPVVVWWPVNAPLDPAKDPLGALAQRRVTDTYAAEQPVRELSARAEAYTPGDTDLSWTRITPWRSMLAAALDQVTCEVRGVEVEGEEFNPSCELLAMWLADRLEVPVRRSLSSGPGLTAVRMETTCGPVVLDRADGSLATLSIEGQPARAVALKRRETAELIAEELRRLDPDDTYASALRYGVERLDTAPEQASTETAEPAAEPEAVPAGAPAKKTAAGTAKKAPARKAAAK